A window of the Paenibacillus woosongensis genome harbors these coding sequences:
- a CDS encoding response regulator, which translates to MYKVLLADDEMLDLEGMKRFIPWSELGLEVVDAVSNGFAACDVIKHRPVDILVTDINMPNMSGLELARKAIEKKPDIRIVFVSGYQDFHYVKQALSMKACSYVLKPVDDDELIASLQTIKQELELEGKRKEAEKHYQRMIPMAKNELLIRLLEGELQGDESEALTKLAAANGLFALQGPLRAAVIETDELNWKQLSMPDEAGHSDHLLQKINKLLQECGMEHACKLSKRRLAVIMQGDRVNESFTALYDAVNSKLAVSVTIGLGEPVQEISLLPQSYRQALEALDGKMFIGRGHLIKYEEVRRTTEMRDAKTLDIRLDALFKAMSNYELVQIHDEIDNLFQSVSTLRSKFTIYNLAMYIVFKLEHYLSTLDEDLSKMLGFELSSLDIVLKFEMMDDIRSWLVRKAFEISETLRQRENSQCSRLIRDILSTMQEQMHENMTLKDIAHKFSFSPNYLGHLFKEEVGKTFSEMLVQLRMEKACELLRNPTLKIYEVADQVGYRYIPYFSRQFKETYGMTPMEFRKRE; encoded by the coding sequence ATGTACAAAGTACTGTTAGCTGATGACGAAATGCTGGATCTTGAAGGCATGAAGCGGTTCATTCCTTGGTCTGAGCTGGGGCTTGAAGTGGTTGATGCCGTGAGTAATGGATTCGCTGCCTGCGATGTTATCAAGCATCGGCCAGTGGATATATTGGTGACGGATATCAATATGCCCAACATGTCAGGGCTGGAGCTGGCACGAAAGGCCATCGAGAAGAAGCCGGACATTCGCATTGTATTTGTAAGCGGTTACCAGGATTTCCACTACGTAAAGCAGGCGTTATCGATGAAGGCCTGCAGCTATGTGCTTAAGCCGGTGGATGACGATGAACTGATCGCATCCCTCCAGACGATCAAGCAGGAGCTCGAGCTCGAAGGTAAACGAAAGGAAGCCGAGAAGCATTACCAACGCATGATTCCGATGGCCAAAAATGAGCTGCTCATTCGTTTGCTGGAAGGCGAGCTGCAGGGGGATGAGTCTGAGGCTTTGACCAAGCTAGCTGCAGCCAATGGTTTATTTGCGCTTCAAGGACCGCTGCGGGCGGCCGTTATTGAAACGGATGAGTTGAATTGGAAACAGCTGAGCATGCCAGATGAGGCTGGACACTCTGATCATTTGCTGCAGAAAATCAATAAGCTGCTGCAGGAGTGCGGCATGGAGCATGCCTGCAAGCTGTCCAAACGGCGGTTAGCCGTCATTATGCAGGGAGATCGAGTGAATGAAAGTTTTACGGCATTATATGATGCGGTTAACTCGAAACTGGCCGTTTCCGTAACGATCGGTCTTGGAGAGCCGGTTCAGGAAATATCTCTGCTCCCGCAATCCTATAGGCAGGCGCTTGAAGCGCTGGATGGCAAAATGTTTATTGGCCGGGGGCATCTCATTAAATATGAAGAAGTTCGCCGTACTACGGAAATGAGGGATGCAAAAACGCTGGACATTCGTCTGGATGCTTTGTTCAAGGCCATGTCCAATTACGAGCTCGTTCAAATACATGATGAAATCGATAATTTGTTCCAATCGGTATCGACGCTGCGCTCCAAATTTACGATCTACAATCTGGCAATGTATATCGTCTTCAAGCTGGAGCATTATTTGAGCACGCTGGATGAGGATCTGTCCAAAATGCTTGGTTTCGAGCTTTCTAGTCTGGATATTGTATTGAAATTCGAAATGATGGACGATATTCGCTCCTGGCTTGTTCGTAAAGCTTTTGAAATTTCCGAAACCTTGCGGCAAAGGGAGAACTCCCAGTGCAGTAGGCTGATCCGCGATATATTGAGCACGATGCAGGAGCAGATGCATGAGAATATGACGTTGAAGGATATCGCTCACAAATTTTCCTTCTCGCCGAATTATTTGGGCCATCTATTTAAGGAAGAAGTAGGAAAGACCTTTAGCGAAATGCTGGTTCAGCTCAGAATGGAAAAAGCCTGCGAGCTGCTGCGAAATCCGACGCTCAAAATTTATGAGGTAGCCGATCAGGTTGGATATCGTTACATCCCTTATTTCAGCAGGCAATTTAAAGAAACCTACGGGATGACGCCAATGGAGTTTCGCAAACGAGAGTAA
- a CDS encoding carbohydrate ABC transporter permease: MARESFGDRLMVIIIYVFLSLLAITTLYPFLNALAISFNEGMDTSRGGITLWPRVFTLENYGVVFKDERLINGFVISVLRTVVGTIGSILCTAIFAYGMSKRELIGRKYYMIMCIITLYFSGGLIPSFLLIRNLGLMNSFWVFIIPSLVGVWNMIIFRTFFQGLPAGPEESARIDGCGNWGTFFRIVIPLSGPVIATLSLFTAVTHWNEWFLAGIYISDVEKYPIQTILRQILLSNIVTDQGGLDSSALAHMAKVRTITSKSLSMATMMVATLPIITVYPFVQKHFVKGVLVGSLKE; the protein is encoded by the coding sequence ATGGCACGTGAAAGCTTCGGCGATCGGCTCATGGTAATTATCATTTATGTTTTCTTGAGTTTACTGGCAATTACAACCTTGTATCCATTCCTGAATGCGCTGGCAATTTCCTTTAACGAAGGAATGGATACTTCAAGAGGCGGAATTACGCTTTGGCCTAGAGTATTCACATTGGAGAATTATGGTGTGGTGTTTAAGGACGAAAGGCTGATTAACGGCTTTGTTATCTCGGTTCTTCGTACAGTGGTCGGTACAATCGGATCGATTTTATGTACAGCCATCTTTGCATATGGCATGTCAAAAAGGGAATTAATCGGCCGTAAATATTACATGATTATGTGTATTATTACTTTATACTTCTCGGGCGGCCTGATTCCTTCATTCCTGCTCATCCGTAATCTTGGACTGATGAATTCCTTCTGGGTATTTATCATCCCTTCCCTGGTCGGCGTCTGGAATATGATTATATTCCGTACTTTTTTCCAGGGGCTTCCGGCAGGGCCTGAGGAATCGGCGCGAATAGACGGCTGTGGAAACTGGGGGACGTTCTTTCGCATCGTAATTCCGCTGTCGGGTCCGGTCATAGCGACTTTGTCCTTATTTACGGCGGTTACGCACTGGAATGAATGGTTCCTGGCGGGGATTTATATTTCGGATGTAGAAAAATATCCGATCCAGACCATCCTCCGGCAGATTCTTCTTTCGAATATTGTAACGGATCAGGGAGGGCTTGATTCCTCGGCTTTGGCGCATATGGCCAAAGTGAGAACGATTACAAGCAAATCCTTGTCCATGGCAACGATGATGGTAGCCACGCTTCCGATCATTACTGTATATCCATTCGTACAGAAGCATTTCGTTAAAGGGGTTCTTGTAGGTTCGCTGAAAGAGTAG
- a CDS encoding ABC transporter permease: MSQLSVEKSMQPSLPQTQKKKSGLMRFLKQWDLQLMVIPALALVFVFSYIPMYGILISFQDYKIGSSFTSSPWVGFKHFNYFFNSPEFGVVMRNTIVISFLKFLIGFPAPIILALMLNEVRNMAFKRTVQTVTYLPYFMSWVIVGGLVSSLLSVDSGAINMLLERFNLISQPINFLSLPEYFWGILITTNVWKEIGFGSIVYLAAIAGVDPHTYEAASIDGASRFKQIYLITLPSIMPVVTIFMILAIGNLLSAGFEDILILAADKSLRDVSDVIDTYVVRVGIENYRYSFATAVGLFKAVVSVGLLTLANLIARRSGNSLW; encoded by the coding sequence ATGTCACAGCTTTCCGTTGAGAAAAGTATGCAGCCAAGCCTGCCGCAGACCCAAAAAAAGAAGAGTGGGCTGATGCGCTTTTTGAAACAATGGGATTTGCAGTTAATGGTTATCCCTGCTTTGGCGCTCGTTTTTGTCTTTTCGTACATTCCCATGTACGGAATTTTAATCTCTTTTCAGGATTATAAAATCGGCAGCAGCTTCACGAGCAGTCCCTGGGTAGGATTCAAGCATTTTAATTATTTTTTCAACTCGCCGGAATTCGGTGTGGTCATGCGCAACACAATCGTCATCAGCTTCCTTAAGTTCCTAATTGGATTTCCAGCGCCAATCATCCTGGCCTTAATGCTGAATGAAGTCCGGAATATGGCATTTAAAAGAACCGTCCAAACCGTGACTTACTTGCCATACTTTATGTCCTGGGTTATTGTTGGCGGTCTGGTGAGCTCCTTGCTGTCCGTAGACAGCGGTGCCATCAATATGCTGCTGGAGCGCTTTAACCTGATCTCTCAGCCGATTAATTTCTTGTCCTTGCCTGAGTACTTTTGGGGAATTCTCATAACTACGAATGTGTGGAAAGAGATTGGCTTCGGCTCGATAGTGTACTTGGCGGCGATTGCCGGAGTAGACCCGCATACCTATGAGGCGGCCTCCATCGATGGGGCAAGCCGCTTTAAACAAATTTATTTGATAACGCTTCCTTCGATCATGCCAGTCGTTACGATCTTCATGATTTTGGCTATCGGCAATCTGCTCAGTGCAGGCTTTGAAGATATTTTGATCCTCGCTGCAGATAAATCGCTTAGGGACGTCTCCGATGTTATCGACACGTATGTCGTGCGGGTGGGTATTGAAAACTACCGTTACTCCTTCGCTACGGCGGTCGGTTTGTTCAAAGCAGTAGTAAGCGTTGGACTTTTGACATTGGCGAACCTAATAGCTAGAAGATCCGGCAATAGTCTATGGTAA
- a CDS encoding 6-phospho-beta-glucosidase: MKDKRGLKIAVIGGGSSYTPELVEGLINGYGEMPIAEIWLVDIEAGKRKLDIVGNLAKRMVHKAGLPIQVHLTLNRREAIKDADFVSTQMRVGMLEARKLDEHIPIQHGVIGQETTGPGGMFKALRTIPVILDICRDIEELAPHAWMLNFTNPAGMITEAVQKYSRVRTIGLCNSPINFKKSLATAYHVPEEKVLPEFVGINHLHWVTSALVNGREVLPELLAGEGGEYTASNVPTFGWDPEFLQSLAAVPTYYLKYFYMQHEMFAEMKESLRQNGTRADIVSRVEKELFELYEDETLEEKPKQLEQRGGAYYSEAAVRLMQSLYLGRNDIQTLNVANGGIYDFLPEDASIEVNCVVTSGGPVPLVPGHVPPHIKGLLHAVKTYESLTIEAAVTGNRALALQALVHHPLVPSVSTAKILLDEMLEAHRHYLPNFFA; the protein is encoded by the coding sequence ATGAAGGATAAACGCGGTCTTAAAATAGCTGTCATCGGCGGGGGCTCCTCATATACCCCTGAGCTGGTAGAGGGTCTGATAAATGGCTATGGTGAAATGCCTATAGCTGAAATTTGGCTGGTCGATATCGAGGCCGGAAAACGCAAGCTGGATATCGTCGGCAATCTCGCCAAACGGATGGTCCACAAGGCTGGGCTGCCTATACAGGTGCACCTGACCCTGAACCGACGGGAAGCGATTAAGGACGCGGACTTCGTATCGACACAAATGCGCGTAGGCATGCTGGAAGCGAGAAAGCTCGATGAGCATATCCCGATCCAGCATGGCGTGATCGGCCAGGAGACAACCGGTCCCGGAGGGATGTTCAAGGCGCTGCGCACGATCCCTGTTATTTTGGACATCTGCCGCGATATCGAGGAGCTGGCTCCGCATGCATGGATGCTGAACTTTACAAACCCGGCAGGCATGATCACCGAGGCGGTTCAGAAATATTCTCGCGTTCGGACGATCGGTCTGTGCAACTCGCCGATTAATTTCAAGAAGTCTCTGGCCACGGCCTATCACGTGCCGGAGGAGAAGGTGCTGCCGGAATTCGTCGGCATCAACCATCTGCACTGGGTAACCTCCGCCCTTGTGAACGGCAGGGAGGTTCTGCCCGAGCTCCTCGCGGGGGAGGGCGGCGAGTATACCGCATCGAATGTTCCCACTTTCGGCTGGGATCCGGAGTTCCTGCAATCGCTGGCCGCCGTGCCCACCTATTATCTCAAATATTTTTACATGCAACATGAGATGTTTGCGGAAATGAAGGAATCGCTGCGGCAGAACGGAACACGCGCCGATATCGTCAGCCGGGTAGAGAAGGAATTGTTCGAGCTGTACGAGGACGAGACCCTGGAAGAGAAGCCGAAACAGCTGGAGCAGCGCGGCGGAGCTTATTATTCCGAGGCAGCCGTAAGACTGATGCAGTCGCTCTATCTGGGGCGCAACGACATTCAGACGCTGAATGTGGCCAATGGGGGAATCTATGATTTCTTGCCTGAGGATGCCTCCATCGAGGTAAACTGCGTAGTGACCTCCGGCGGGCCGGTTCCGCTCGTTCCGGGACATGTCCCGCCTCATATCAAGGGCCTATTGCATGCGGTGAAGACCTACGAGAGCTTAACGATAGAAGCAGCGGTTACCGGCAATCGGGCGCTGGCGCTACAGGCATTGGTTCATCACCCGCTCGTGCCATCCGTCTCTACGGCCAAAATACTCCTGGATGAAATGCTGGAAGCACATCGCCATTATTTGCCGAACTTTTTTGCCTAA
- a CDS encoding N-acetylglucosamine kinase — protein sequence MNIFLGVDAGGSKTYSLIVNEKGETLGRGASGNGNHQTNPAHAENNIASACHQALREAGLSTKNITHAYFGLAGADREPDYAVLRPMIRRLGFPQHSIACDTMIAMRSGTARSYGAVVISGTGFNAAARNLAGDEVQYGGFGYIYGDGQGSGRDLANFAFRSAVRAWDLRGKPTALHDLVLKATGFQSVPQMLDAALDQGYVPPLSLAEVVFAAAEQGDEVAASHLAEQGSELGNAAAALIRRLGMEKDEFDVVLGGSILAKGRSTIMTEALARTVRLTAPRAKVARITMEPVAGAVLSAMDKAGHVASEEIMSRLRNTSFSDLKGVAENEG from the coding sequence ATGAACATCTTTTTGGGTGTCGACGCTGGCGGCAGCAAGACATACAGCCTTATCGTCAACGAGAAGGGCGAGACACTCGGCCGCGGTGCAAGCGGGAATGGAAATCATCAGACTAACCCGGCCCACGCGGAGAATAATATTGCTTCAGCCTGTCATCAGGCGCTCCGGGAAGCAGGCTTATCCACGAAAAATATTACGCATGCTTATTTCGGTCTCGCCGGAGCGGACCGCGAGCCTGATTATGCGGTGCTGCGTCCGATGATCCGAAGGTTAGGCTTCCCGCAGCATTCCATTGCCTGCGATACGATGATTGCGATGCGTTCGGGCACGGCACGTTCTTACGGGGCTGTCGTCATCAGCGGCACGGGATTCAATGCCGCCGCTCGTAATCTTGCCGGCGACGAGGTACAGTATGGCGGGTTCGGATATATTTATGGAGATGGCCAGGGCTCGGGAAGGGATCTCGCGAACTTCGCGTTTCGTTCTGCAGTACGGGCCTGGGATTTGCGAGGCAAACCTACGGCACTCCATGATCTTGTACTGAAGGCTACAGGCTTCCAAAGCGTACCGCAAATGCTGGACGCGGCGCTGGATCAAGGCTATGTTCCTCCGCTATCTCTGGCGGAGGTTGTATTTGCTGCGGCTGAGCAAGGCGACGAGGTTGCTGCCAGTCATTTGGCTGAGCAGGGCAGCGAGCTGGGAAATGCCGCCGCAGCGCTGATTCGCCGGCTGGGCATGGAGAAGGATGAATTTGATGTCGTGCTCGGCGGCAGCATCCTGGCCAAGGGCCGGAGCACGATTATGACCGAAGCGCTGGCCAGGACCGTCCGCCTGACGGCTCCCCGGGCGAAGGTGGCCCGCATTACGATGGAGCCGGTGGCAGGCGCGGTATTAAGTGCAATGGATAAAGCGGGACATGTGGCGAGTGAGGAAATCATGAGCCGTTTGCGTAATACAAGCTTCAGCGATCTGAAGGGAGTGGCGGAGAATGAAGGATAA
- a CDS encoding AraC family transcriptional regulator — protein MKPSSISIQRDQINLPLQFPLHVSKTEGVSPLFQRLHWHRALEINWITRGSGIYVINGQEYPFSAGDIFLINSDDLHRAYEGKDLEMVILMMEPALLATEQRYDPEILLPFRDTGSHFSNHISRELPGSKRLAGYIETIYTEFAAQKPSHASIIRGLLLQLLGEVNRSFRLQDIIPGGAIGAGEATSLNTSVKTSRSASGRRQLEQMRAVILALEGDVSHPWTLKEMAEIAHLSPSRFSVLFNQVVGTSPLHYLLQLRLDHAVELLEQGERSVLEIAGQCGFRNLSNFNRLFMNYLGVTPTAMRRRLQGEEVPKSSAGDPKQ, from the coding sequence TTGAAGCCGTCATCCATTTCCATTCAGCGAGATCAAATCAATCTGCCCCTGCAATTTCCGCTGCATGTCTCGAAAACAGAAGGGGTATCCCCGCTGTTCCAGCGGCTTCATTGGCACCGGGCGCTCGAGATCAACTGGATTACCCGCGGCAGCGGAATTTATGTCATCAATGGGCAGGAATATCCGTTCAGCGCGGGCGATATTTTCCTGATCAATTCGGATGACCTGCATCGTGCCTACGAAGGGAAGGACCTGGAGATGGTTATCCTGATGATGGAGCCGGCTTTGCTTGCCACCGAGCAAAGGTATGATCCGGAAATTTTGCTGCCGTTCCGCGACACCGGGTCTCATTTTTCAAACCATATTTCACGTGAATTGCCAGGAAGCAAGCGGCTGGCCGGATACATCGAGACGATCTATACCGAATTTGCGGCCCAAAAGCCGTCGCATGCCTCGATCATTCGCGGTTTATTGCTGCAGCTGCTGGGCGAGGTGAATCGCAGCTTCAGGCTGCAAGACATCATTCCCGGCGGAGCCATTGGAGCGGGTGAAGCTACAAGCCTAAATACAAGCGTAAAAACAAGCCGCTCTGCTTCCGGCCGCAGACAATTGGAGCAGATGAGAGCAGTCATTTTGGCGTTGGAGGGTGATGTTTCCCATCCATGGACGCTGAAGGAGATGGCGGAGATCGCTCATTTGAGCCCGTCCCGCTTCAGCGTGCTGTTTAACCAGGTGGTCGGGACCTCGCCGCTGCACTATCTCCTTCAGCTTCGGCTCGATCACGCGGTCGAGCTGCTGGAGCAAGGAGAGCGAAGCGTACTTGAAATCGCCGGGCAGTGCGGGTTCAGAAATCTCTCGAATTTTAACCGGCTGTTTATGAATTATTTGGGCGTAACCCCGACCGCCATGAGAAGGCGGCTGCAGGGGGAAGAGGTCCCCAAATCTTCTGCAGGCGATCCAAAACAGTAA
- a CDS encoding lytic polysaccharide monooxygenase, protein MILLSFLMILFAEQASAHGYVDSPGSRAILCKNGQNKDCGAIVYEPQSLEAPKGFPHAGPADGKIASAGGIFPKLDEQSATRWTKVNINAGTNTFNWKLTAAHATASWKYYITKDNWDPNAPLSRNSFDLTPFCSVDYGGARPPFEYSNTCNVPQRSGYHVILAVWEVADTANAFYNVIDVNFGGSNPPSDTIAPSAPGALTSTGTTSTSVSLAWNASTDNVGVTGYEIYNGSSLVATVPGSALSYTVTGLTANTSYTFTVKAKDAAGNLSNASNPVTVRTEGVIADTEAPSAPGNLHVMGTPTSSSVSLMWSPSTDNVGVAGYRIYNGTALVATVSGATTDHVVTGLGANSTYTFTVRAFDAAGNQSAASNSVSAKTAEAPAAQAWEPNTAYTAGTLVTYNGSVYECRQAHTSLQGWEPDNTPALWLLK, encoded by the coding sequence ATGATTCTTTTGTCCTTTTTGATGATTTTGTTTGCCGAACAAGCATCGGCACACGGTTATGTAGACAGTCCGGGCAGCCGGGCAATTCTCTGTAAAAACGGGCAAAACAAGGACTGCGGTGCAATTGTGTATGAGCCTCAGAGCCTAGAAGCGCCAAAAGGCTTCCCTCATGCGGGACCTGCGGACGGCAAGATTGCCAGCGCGGGCGGAATTTTCCCTAAACTGGACGAGCAGTCCGCTACGCGCTGGACAAAGGTGAACATCAATGCGGGTACGAATACGTTCAATTGGAAGCTTACCGCAGCTCATGCAACCGCCAGCTGGAAATACTATATCACGAAAGACAACTGGGATCCGAATGCGCCTCTTTCCAGAAACTCCTTTGATCTGACTCCTTTTTGCTCCGTAGACTATGGTGGTGCACGCCCTCCATTCGAATATTCGAATACCTGCAATGTTCCGCAGCGCAGCGGATACCATGTCATCCTGGCAGTTTGGGAAGTCGCTGATACGGCGAATGCCTTCTACAATGTCATCGATGTCAATTTCGGCGGCAGCAATCCCCCTTCCGATACGATTGCCCCAAGCGCGCCTGGAGCTCTAACATCTACTGGAACTACTTCAACGAGTGTGTCCTTGGCTTGGAATGCATCTACGGATAACGTGGGCGTTACCGGATATGAAATTTACAACGGCAGCTCGCTTGTCGCAACGGTTCCCGGCTCTGCATTGAGCTATACCGTTACGGGATTAACCGCAAATACTTCATATACCTTCACCGTGAAAGCTAAAGACGCCGCTGGCAACCTGTCGAATGCCAGTAATCCGGTTACCGTAAGGACGGAAGGAGTTATTGCGGACACTGAAGCCCCTTCGGCTCCCGGCAATCTGCATGTCATGGGTACGCCCACTTCTTCCAGCGTCTCTTTGATGTGGAGTCCCTCCACGGATAACGTGGGCGTAGCAGGTTATCGCATCTACAACGGTACGGCTCTGGTTGCGACGGTCTCCGGCGCGACCACCGATCATGTCGTTACAGGACTTGGCGCAAATTCGACATATACTTTCACAGTTCGAGCCTTCGACGCTGCTGGCAACCAATCCGCGGCAAGCAATTCGGTCAGCGCCAAGACGGCCGAAGCGCCGGCAGCCCAGGCATGGGAGCCGAATACGGCTTACACAGCTGGAACGCTTGTAACGTATAACGGCTCGGTATATGAATGCCGCCAGGCCCATACTTCCCTGCAAGGATGGGAACCGGACAATACGCCAGCCTTATGGCTTTTGAAGTAG
- a CDS encoding alpha/beta hydrolase family protein produces MELQQLQTEYIPSKPPLRARLGRRIRDTYRYDSVFWRMAVVGPWGAAMFVFALAALGMPTGFGALADILAFISVGTTGLFIAAHLAAVLLALIGLPLPRLYAGTVIYALTVIFFIFWQDHDTVISAVTAIVLTLTGIALGIGAGMLRTRFSRRLRFYAAAVLGLLCVSAAVWPADNPAAYPGIAKHAAPIEAENPARPGHYSYTTFDYGSGNDYWRTEYGKEADLVSTSVDASLYIKKWPAFRTRYWGFDQSSLPLNGRVWMPEGNGSFPLVLMVHGNHLMEDFSDEGYGYLGELLASRGFIAVSVDENYLNYSVWTGIPDNDMKVRAWILLKHLQQIESYAGDAATPFYQKVNFAQIGLIGHSRGGQAVAMAKDAGRWFSADETLGDLERYNIQAIIAISPTDKKVDGEFARIKDVSYLALQGARDADVNDFDGDRQYIRTSFTKPSAHFKSSVYITDANHSQFNTEWGFRDISFPKGIFLNQQAIIGPKEQREIAKIYVSAFLESTLHGNESYLPLFQDYRTGLHWLPADTGYFGRFESALFHKMAWHDEDLNRGTLPNGGLAQGNHLTWVEEEVTNRKSVNKGTRAITLEWADRANNEEPASYSLSWNSSFLPRKMSTPPEILSFSIADRSFELTEPAASSAGLQAEVELQSTNGETARISLADYIKIAPPPDVAFTILPWVEKRLSDGKYKYPQEAVFQTVMLDLAEFAKINPQLDLSALKGITFYFSEGPGKIMLDDIGIY; encoded by the coding sequence ATGGAACTTCAGCAGCTTCAAACCGAATATATTCCCTCAAAGCCGCCGCTGCGCGCGCGGCTTGGCCGTAGAATCCGCGACACCTATCGCTATGATAGCGTTTTTTGGCGAATGGCTGTCGTCGGTCCATGGGGAGCGGCGATGTTCGTATTTGCTTTGGCTGCGCTGGGCATGCCTACCGGCTTTGGCGCTTTGGCGGATATTCTGGCCTTTATCTCCGTGGGGACGACAGGGCTGTTTATCGCCGCCCATTTGGCTGCCGTACTGCTCGCGCTAATCGGCCTGCCGCTTCCCCGGCTGTATGCCGGCACAGTGATATATGCGCTTACGGTCATTTTCTTTATTTTTTGGCAGGATCATGATACGGTCATCTCCGCGGTTACTGCAATTGTCCTCACGCTGACGGGCATCGCGCTGGGAATCGGCGCCGGAATGCTTCGTACCCGATTTAGCCGACGGCTGAGATTCTATGCAGCTGCCGTGCTTGGGCTCCTATGCGTGTCCGCGGCGGTATGGCCTGCAGACAACCCGGCGGCATACCCGGGCATAGCGAAACACGCAGCACCCATCGAAGCGGAGAATCCGGCCAGACCGGGACATTACAGCTATACTACGTTCGACTACGGAAGCGGAAACGATTATTGGCGGACAGAATACGGCAAGGAGGCCGATCTTGTTTCGACTTCAGTAGACGCCTCCCTATATATTAAGAAATGGCCTGCTTTCCGTACCCGCTATTGGGGATTCGATCAAAGCTCGCTTCCCCTGAACGGCAGAGTTTGGATGCCCGAAGGAAACGGCTCCTTTCCGCTGGTGCTCATGGTCCACGGCAATCACCTGATGGAGGATTTCTCTGATGAGGGCTATGGCTATTTAGGCGAGCTCCTGGCCAGCCGAGGCTTCATCGCTGTATCGGTTGATGAGAATTATTTGAATTATTCCGTCTGGACGGGGATTCCGGACAATGACATGAAAGTCCGTGCCTGGATCCTGCTGAAGCATCTGCAACAGATCGAAAGCTATGCAGGCGATGCAGCAACCCCTTTTTACCAGAAAGTGAATTTTGCGCAAATCGGATTAATCGGACATTCCCGGGGCGGTCAGGCGGTCGCCATGGCGAAGGACGCGGGACGCTGGTTCAGTGCGGACGAGACGCTAGGCGACTTGGAGCGTTACAACATTCAGGCCATCATAGCGATTTCGCCCACGGACAAGAAGGTGGACGGAGAGTTTGCCAGAATCAAGGACGTCAGCTACTTGGCTCTGCAAGGGGCGCGGGACGCGGATGTGAACGATTTTGATGGCGACCGTCAGTATATTAGGACTTCCTTCACGAAACCATCCGCTCACTTCAAGTCTTCCGTATATATCACGGACGCCAATCACAGCCAATTTAACACCGAATGGGGCTTTCGGGATATCAGCTTTCCGAAGGGAATCTTCTTGAACCAGCAGGCGATCATCGGTCCCAAAGAGCAGCGGGAGATTGCCAAGATATACGTCTCAGCCTTCCTGGAGTCAACGCTTCACGGGAATGAGAGCTACTTGCCTTTATTCCAGGATTACAGGACAGGACTTCACTGGCTTCCCGCGGACACCGGATACTTCGGCCGCTTTGAGAGCGCCCTTTTCCACAAGATGGCCTGGCACGATGAAGATTTGAACCGGGGCACGCTTCCAAATGGCGGTTTGGCTCAAGGCAATCATTTAACCTGGGTGGAAGAAGAGGTCACAAACCGCAAATCCGTAAACAAAGGAACCCGGGCCATAACCTTGGAATGGGCAGATAGAGCAAATAACGAGGAGCCTGCTTCCTATTCGTTATCATGGAACTCCTCCTTCCTGCCAAGGAAGATGAGCACACCTCCCGAAATCCTTTCGTTTTCAATAGCTGACCGCAGCTTCGAGCTCACTGAACCGGCGGCATCCTCCGCCGGGCTGCAGGCTGAGGTGGAACTGCAGAGCACTAACGGCGAAACGGCCCGTATATCACTAGCCGACTATATAAAGATTGCACCCCCGCCGGATGTTGCCTTTACCATCCTTCCTTGGGTAGAGAAGCGCCTGTCCGACGGCAAATACAAATATCCGCAGGAGGCGGTATTTCAGACGGTAATGCTAGACTTGGCGGAGTTCGCCAAAATCAATCCCCAGCTGGATTTGTCCGCGCTTAAGGGAATTACTTTCTATTTTTCCGAAGGCCCGGGCAAGATCATGCTCGATGATATCGGTATATACTAA
- a CDS encoding GbsR/MarR family transcriptional regulator, producing the protein MGLDQLTPEQQADIMKVRKRVIEAIGRNMDLYGISLSTGHLYGLLFFADKPMTLDEMGLEMKMSKTSMSTGVRTLLDLKMVNKVWEKGSRKDLYEVEYDWHQTFTDYFAIKWRKAVESNILILRRSIEEINKWLASEPEGAIAAILEEDRKKMIDAVKYYEWLDRLIDAMESGEIYQLVPKE; encoded by the coding sequence ATGGGCTTGGACCAGCTCACCCCAGAGCAGCAGGCGGATATAATGAAAGTTCGTAAACGGGTTATTGAAGCCATTGGCAGAAACATGGATTTATACGGGATTTCGTTGTCGACAGGTCATCTTTACGGTCTGCTTTTTTTTGCAGATAAACCGATGACACTGGATGAAATGGGTCTGGAGATGAAGATGAGCAAGACAAGCATGAGCACGGGCGTGCGGACTCTGCTTGATCTTAAAATGGTGAACAAAGTGTGGGAGAAAGGCTCCCGTAAGGATTTATATGAGGTCGAGTACGACTGGCATCAGACATTTACAGATTATTTCGCGATCAAGTGGAGAAAAGCGGTGGAATCCAACATCCTCATCCTGCGCAGGTCGATCGAGGAGATAAATAAATGGCTGGCCTCTGAACCGGAAGGAGCCATTGCGGCTATCCTTGAGGAGGATCGCAAAAAAATGATTGATGCCGTTAAGTACTACGAATGGCTTGACCGTTTGATTGATGCTATGGAAAGCGGCGAGATTTACCAGCTTGTTCCGAAAGAGTAG